Part of the Methanothermobacter sp. MT-2 genome is shown below.
GGACAAGGTATCGTGCCACTAAATGGCGACATAATACAAGACAACATAGTAACAAACTGCAACTATGGAATATGGCCATTCAACGCCAAAAACTGCACGATAATAAGAAACAATGTCACAGGATGCAATTATGGAATCTATGTGACGAGTGGAGGCAACCATACTTTTATAGACAACATAATCAAAGAAAACACAAAAGGTATCAGATTAACAGGCACTGGTATCGGGGCCAGTACAGGGAACTTATTATACGTTAATTACTTCATCAACAATACAAACCAGACAGAAGGAGATGCAAGTAATAACAATTGGAACACGACAGAAGGTGGTAATTACTGGTCAGATTACACAGGAGACGATCTTAACGGGGATGGTATAGGTGACGTGCCATATCAAGGAGATCAGAAACCATTAATCGTCGACTTAATGATTGAAGATCTTCATGTAATTGGTAATAGCGTACAAGTAAGGGTTAAAAATAATGGAAAAGCAGATATAACCAGAATAGACCCTACTGTGACATTCCCAGTCAAAATAGCCTACGATACTCAAGAATACCTGCACTATATAGATCCATTACCAGCCGGAGGATCACAAACAATCACACAAAATATCACTATCAGCCCGGGAAGCCACACAATCACCGTAAACATCCTATACAATGAAACAACACACTACCTCCAAGACACTAGTATAAGGGACGCTAACATCAACAATAACATTGCAAATATAACATTAACAAGGGACCTTAAAGTCACCAATATAACCTACAACCCAAGTAATGCGGCCGGACACCGCGAACTATTCGCCAACGAACCCAACACGATCAGAGTAACAGTATTTAATGAAGGAAACCTTGATGCGGGCCAATTCAAAGTGAAGCTCATAATAGGAGAATATAATAGTACAAAGATAATAGCAGGCTTGGCTGCAAATTCAACAGTCAACGTAACTTTTGATGATTTCACACCAACACTAACAGGACCCATAACTATTAGTGTCATAGTTGACAGTGATGATGAAATCGAAGAAAACAATGAAACAAATAACATCTATGAGACAACAGGAACAGTCTACTACAACGGATACAAAGGCAAAAGATACACCGCAGGAGACGACATAAACACAATACTACTTCTAGAAGGTAAACTTGGACTAATTTATTCAACTGGCAATTCAACATATCGTGGCAGCGGATCAAGCAACTGGCAAACACCATACACCGTCACATGGACCCCAACAAACCTGCCAATACCAGAAGGAGCCACAATAAAAGAAGCCAGACTATATCAGCCATACACATGGAACACCGCACTTGGCATCCCAGACTTCACAGCAACATTCAACGGAGAAACCATAAACCCAACAGCACACTACAACGACACCAAAGGCTACGGAACAAGCAACTACCCAAGCGGACTACTAGTATACAATGTAACAGGCTTATTCAGGGCAAATGAAAACAACACCCTAGTACTTACAGCAGGCGCCAACACAACAACAGCACTCTACGGATCATACCTCCTAATAATCTACGAACACGAAAACGAAACCACCAAGACAATCATGATAAACGAAGAAGCAGACATGCTCTACAGCAGAACAGACTACGGCGTAAACAACACAGAAGCAACAGCATACGCAAACTTCAGCAACATAAACTCCAATATAGTAAAAAACGCCACAACAATAATCATAATGGCCTCAGCAAACGAAGCCAACAAAAGCAAATTCTACTTCAACAACCAAGAATACACAGGATTCTGGCAAGACTACCTATCAGGACCTCAGATAGGATTCAGCACCTACAACATAAAAGAAGCCCTACAAAACGGGACAAACACGGCAAGAATACAAAGCTACAACAACGGAAGCAACGGAGACAACGTGGTAGCCCTAGGAAGCATCCTAATCCTAGAATATGAACCACCAATAGCCAATTTCACAGCCAACCCAACAAGTGGAGTCGCCCCATTAACAGTACAATTCCAGGACTTGTCAACAGGAGCCACAGAATGGCTCTGGGAATTCGGTGACGGTACAAATAGCACAGAACAAAACCCAACCCACACCTACACACAACCAGGAACATACAACATAACACTCACAATAAAAGGCCCAGGAGGACAAAACACACTAACAAAACAAGACTACATAACAGCCTACAAAGGCCCCGAATTCATCCTACAAAACTTTACTGTAGCGCCAACTTCTGGTGTTGCACCATTAAACGTGACAGCTTCTTGCACACTAACAAATACTGGTGATGTTGCAGGAGACTACACAGCAGAACTCAAAATAGACGGTATAGTTGTGGCGAATCAGACGGTCACGGTAGGTGCTGGAGAAACCAAGACAGTAACATTCACGAGGACACTAGAAGCCGGAACATACAACATAACAATAGATGGGCTGGCACCGGTGAATGTGAATGTGACTCCAGCTGGTGTTAGTTTAGGTGATCTTGTTTCAGCTGCGAATACGGTTAAGGCGTATTATGAGCGTTATGGTAGGCTTCCAAGTCGAGTGGTGATCGCTGGCCAGAATTATACAATGTCTCAACTGTTATACTTGCTTACAAAGGCTACAGTTAATATAAACATGGGTAATTTGAATCCGATTGCTCCGAGGGCTGTTGGAGCTCCAACTGCACCGGGTGGAAGTTACAGGCATGGCAGACTTTACAAACCGGAATATGTGCAGGTTGCAGCGAACATCTTATCATTCATTAACCGTTATGGCAGAGCACCCAATTATGCCAGCACAAGCCTTGGCAGAATACCATTCCAACGCCTAGTCTACATGTACACTAAGATCATAGCATTCTATGGAACAAACCACAGACTACCAAATTACGTCACAGCTGTTGGAGCTCCAACTGCACCGGGTGGAAGTTACAGGCATGGCAGACTTTACAAACCGGAATATGTGCAGGTTGCAGCGAACATTCTATCATTCATTAACCGTTATGGCAGAGCACCCAATTATGCCAGCACAAGCCTTGGCAGAATACCATTCCAACGCCTAGTCTACATGTACACTAAGATCATAGCATTCTATGGAACAAACCACAGACTACCAAATTACGTCACAATATAAATTTTTTATTTTTAAATTTTTTTTATTTAGAAGAGGGTGAGAGGTATGAAAAAGATTCAAAAGCTGGTGGGTGTTATCCTCCTAATGGTGGTATTATTCACGTTAATTTCTTCATCATATGCCGATCCATACTGTGGAGGCCTAGAACTTAAAACAATCAACAATGGGACTGTGAGTGGAGGTCTCTACAGTGACAGTTACCTTGGCACCAATGGACCGGCAAACTATAGCATGAATGACAAACCTGGCAATTCTAGCGTAGTATATACTTTTAGGGATTTGCCCAGTAATGCCAATGTTGCATGGGCACAACTTTACGTGCTCGTATACCAGGGTCATATGCTGAATGATTATCCGCTCAACGTGAACATCACATATAATGGTCAACTCTTAGAGAGCACACGCTTATCCTCACAGTATACTTTTCCTCAAGAAGATGAGGAAGCTCCACAATACCTTCAGATAAATGATCATATAGTGCGGGTTACAAGTGACTACCTTCTATGGTATGATGTGACCAATATTACAGGTACTAGGAATTGGGCTAATGTAACAACCTACAATTGCATTACAGATGGCCGCATAAAATTAATAACATTAGTGGCGGCTTATAACATCCCTGGAAGTAATAATACGGTTGCTTATTGGGTTAACATGGGCCATGATGTGGATACTTATTATTATGGGGGAGATTATGTTGGCGAAACAATTTTCAAGTCGAGTATTGCAGGTGACATAGAAGATGCTACTCTCACTGTCGTCCATGCTGCAAGTATTGATGGTCAATATACATTCAATGATAGAAGATTGAGCGGGAACCAATTAACTGGAAGTTATAGCGGCCTGAACAAGTGGAATGTGACTAAAGTATTTGATCTTATGGGTGTGAATAGGTTAACATATGATCGTGTTGGCAATTTTTACAAGATAATCTTAGCTCTCTTGGAGGTCAAGTACAAGCCGCCTATAATCGCGAAACCTGACTTATGGATAACCTCAAATATTAAAGGGACATTTTTAAAGGACTTAGCATATAATATAAGCGCATTTGTCGGGAATGGAGGTAACCTAGATGTTTCTGGGGTTAGGGTTGACTTCTTAGATAATGGTATGAGCGTGGATAGTCATATTATCCCAGAGATTAGGAGTGGGGAGACTGTAGAGATTAACTTTAATTGGACTCCAACAACAGCAGGCGCACATACACTACAACTAATCATAGACCCTCAAAATCAAATAGAAGAAATCAACGAGACAAACAACAAGTTTACATTGTCTTTGACGGTAGACCAGCCACACCCTGACGTCATATTCAAAGGCATTGACTTGGCAGCTGATCTCATAGCCAATGAAACATACACACTCATGGCGCGAATATCAAATGTTGGTCCAGTAGATGCAGGTCAGGTCAGGGTTGATTTTTATGATAATGGTGTGAAGCTTGGCACTCAGATTATCCCAGTACTCGCTGGTGGCGAGACAACTACAATAGGATTTACTTGGACTCCAACAACAGCAGGCGCACATACACTACAACTAATCATAGACCCGGAAAACAAGATACAAGAACTCAACGAGACAAACAATGAATATAACAGGTCATGTACTGTTAAAAAGAGTGGTAATATCCTAGTCTTCATTGTAAGTGATGAGGGACAATCAATGGTCATTAATCAGGCAGCCCATGATGCAAACGTCCTAGGATATGCTCCTATAAGAGAGAAGGTCCAGATACAGATCAGAAGTTGCGATCAGTTAACTAAAATGTCAGATGATGAACTCTTGAACCTTCTAGCAGGTTGTGACATATTCATAGGAGAATATCTCAGTGACACTGCATCTTCACATCTACAACGTCTACTTTCAGCGCACCCCGAAATAACAAAAAAAACCAGTGGCATGTTCCTTATATTAGAACCGGCAATAGTCTATAATCCAGCATACACAAGCTTGATGAAATACTCAAATATTAAGGGAGAATATATTCTCTCTAATGTTTCAGATGAGCTTCTAATCGACTACTATCAGAACACGACGAAAGGCACCAACTTCGAAACAGTACTAAATACAACATCTTGTGATATCCCTATAGAATATAATATGGCAGTACTCTACAAGGATATCAATAATAAGCAAGCATTCGTAAACCAGATTGTCTGGGCTCTCAACCTTATAGGTGTTCCTAATAGTGGCTATTGGAAACCTCCAACATGGGCAACCAGTGGCGAAAAACCCTATGGCATATACCGTTATGGCTGGTATGAAAATCTTACAGAATATGCGAATAAATATTTCAAAGCAAACGCCATAGGTTGTATAGGACTTCTCGAAAGCAAAATGTACGTGGACAGCCAGAAACTACAACCATACTATGCTATCATTGATGCACTAGAAGCTAGGGGATTCAATGTCATACCAGTAGTAGCATATGGGGCCACACCAGAACAATTAAGGGTTATGGTAGAATCATTCACAGATGCTCCTAGCGTTGAAAGCTTCTTCGCAGATCCATCCAAATATAAAGTATATGTTGATGCCATAGTGAGCATGCCAGCCTATGGACTAGGCGGCGACTTCTTTACAAACGTGACTAAATTCTTTGAATTCATAAATGTACCCGTATTCAAAGCATTACACTCTGATTATCTTCTTCCAGAACAATGGGAGCTCAGCACCCTAGGACTAAGGCAACTTACAGGTGACAGATGGTGGCACATAGCCATCTCAGAAACCCAGGGGATCATAGACCCTACTATAGTGGCCACGAATTCCAACCCTATTACAGATCCGGACACAGGATTATCATATAGTCTCTATAAAATAATACCAGCGAATATCGAGCATCTCGCCGATACAATAAAAGGATGGGTTAAACTGAAAAACTTGGGGAACAATGAAAAGAAAGTGGCTTTAATATACTATAATTATCCTCCAGGAAAAGATAACATCGGCTCAAGCTACCTTGATGTTATAACAAGCATCTACAACCTTCTTAACATTTTCCAGAGAGAAGGCTATGCTATTGATGGCATACCAGCCAATACAACAATCCTCCATGATATGATAATCCAGAGGGGTGTTAATGTCGCGCCATGGGCTCCTGGGGAACTTGAAAGGCTTGTGAAAAACGGCGCCATCCTCTATCCCGTCGACAAGTACATGGAATGGTTCTCCAGACTAGATAATATTACAAAAGTTCAGGTCATCGAGGGGCCAGTAGGCTATATCGGAGAATTATGCAAAAGAGCGATAGAATTGAATTATACAAGTGGAATGGAAAACCGCATAGACTCCTGGTACGATGGTATAATATCATTATTGCCAGAAAATAGGACAAGTGTAGCGACACCACTCCTAGACAAGATAGTGGCCTCTCTAAAAAATTATATCCTAACAGGAAACTCCAAGTATTATAATGAATTCTTAGAATATAAGAAACAATTTTTTGCACTTAATATTAGTGGCTTATCTGGTTGGGGCGAACCACCAGGAAACATTATGACAACAGAAAAGAATGGTACAAAATATTTTGTAATCCCAGGGATTTGGTTTGGTAACATGTTCATTTGCCCAGAACCACAACGTGGATGGGAAGGCGATATTAACAAACTTTATCATAGCATGGTGGTGGCTCCACCACACCAGTACCTTGCAGTTTATGCTTACTTGCAAGAAAATGTGGATGCCATGGTTCATCTTGGAAGACACGCCACTTACGAGTGGCTGCCAGGGAAAGAGGTTCTATTAGCATCCTATGATTTCCCTGAAGTCGTGACTGGGGCCACACCCCAAGTCTATTATTATATAGTTGATGGACTCGCAGAGGGTATCCAGGCTAAGAGAAGAGGTTCGGCTGTTATAATAGACCATTTAACACCACCATTAACATTCACGGCATTATATGGTGGATATGCCTCACTAGCAGCCTTGGTGGGTCAATATGATGGTGCTGATGAACTAACAAAGGCTGAAATAATCGATAAGATAAGGAAAACAATAGCAGATAATAATCTCACAACACTCATAGAAATGGCAATGGGCGTCTCACTTAACAAAATAGATGGGGATAAACTAGTGGAAACAATAGAAGATTACCTTGAATTAACTCAGGATACATTGTATCCCCATGGTTTACATGCTATTGGCAAGAATTGGACAGAAGATGAAGTGGCAATGTTAGTCTCATCAATACTCTCAGTACCATTCCAGGTTTCCGCCACAGAAGAGACAACATTACAAGATGAAGTGGCCCTACTATTCTATGGAAGATCCTATGGAAACCTTACAAGCATGCAAAAGGAGAAAGTGCAAGAGAAGTGCATCGAAACAGTGAAAAGCATCATTAACAATGGCTTAAACGCGACACTCAACAATTTAACTAACAGGCCAACAACCAGTTTAAAAGTGGCATTGGAGTTAGCCCAGGAATATGTGATGAAGGTGTATGAGAGCATAGATGCTGAGATAGAAAGTCTATTAGATGCTTTGAATTGTGGTTATATTCCTCCTGGGGCTGGTAACGATCCAGTGAACAACCCTGATGCCCTGCCAACTGGCAGGAATTTTTTCCAGGATCAGGCTGCTGAGATACCTACAAAAAGTTCGTTTGAGTATGGTAAGACCCTGGCATTACTGGCACTTGAAAACTTTAATGATACCATGGAAAAAATGGCTGTTGGCATATTCTGCACCGAGACTGCACGTGATGATGCCGCACTAGTATCAATGGTACTAGCATTGCTTGGAATGGAACCTGACTGGTCTGATTCTCCAAGTGCTGGTGTGGGAGGTGCTAAACTTAAAGAGATGCCGAAGTATGTGGAACTCGGAGACTTGGTGCGTCCAGAGGGTTGGGAGAAAAAGAGAATCGATGTTGTAATTATAACAACTGGTCTTTTCAGGGATCTTTACAGTAGACAAGCTGGATTGCTTGATAAAGCATTTAGAGTAGCTCTTGCAAGGTCTTATTATACTATCCTTGACAACCAGACACTTAAACAAAAATATGGTGAGAAGATAGAAAAAGCCTTGGATTATGTTCTAGGACCAGTTGGATTCTATGGTGTTGGTGACGAATCATTAGATTGTAATTTTGTGGCTAAACATTGGGTTGAGGACTTTGGATATTACATGTCACTTAATATGACACCAGAGATCGCTGGGGAGTATGCGATTTCAAGGATATTCGCCCCGCCAGAGAACGATTATGGGGCTGGAATTTCAAAGAGTATACAGTTGAGTTGGACATGGGAAGACAGGATGCAACTTGCAGACTTCTACCTTAATAGGATGGGTAACATATATTCAAGTAACTATTGGGGGGCGTCCAATCCATTAGTCTTCAAAAGAGCGCTTAGCGGTGTTGGAACGGTATACACGAGTAGAAACACTAACTTGTATGGCGTATTGGACAATGATGACTTCCTTGATTATTGGGGTGGACTTTCACTCGCCGTAGAAAGAGTGAATGGCCGTGCACCAACAATGTATGTTTTAAGTTATGGTAACAGGGCCACTCCCAAGGCATTGACAATTGAAAGTTTCATAAGTCAGGAGGCTGCAAGCCGTTATTTCAATCCTGAGTGGATTAAGGGTATGATGCAAAGCGATCCTACTGGCAGATATATTAGTAGGAAATTTATATCTAATCTAGTGGGATGGACAGTTACAAGATCTACTTATACGAGTGATGTGGGTTCTTCACAACAGTTTTACAGTTCGTTGTGGCAGACAACATATGATGTATATTTAAGGGATAGTTATAATATTGGGGTTACAAGTTGGCTTTCAAGTGGTAATAGGGCATATGCTATGATAAGTTCCACGGGTAATATGCTAAATGTTATCTATATGGGTTATTGGGATACTGATGAGAATACTCTTAAGAGTATAACTAATATGTGGGCTTCGTCGATTTCACAGTATGGTGTTTCTTGTTGTGATTGTAGCTGTGGTAATATTGCTATGATACAGTGGGCTATGGGTTATGTGAATCCTAACCTTTTAAATGCGGTTAAATCAAGGATTTATGGGGCCACAGGAAATGGTATATTTGCACCTACGGGATCTCCTGGACAGCCTGGCGCGCCTGGTACAAGTCCAGGTTACAGTGGCAATCAAGGAGAAATAGGAGGCCAGGCAGGTGCGGGTTCAGGAGCTTCTGCTGGCGTTTCGGGTGCTTCTGGGTCTGGTTCGGGTGTTGGTCAGGGTTCTGGCGCGCCTGGTGGAGTTTATGAGGTGAGTAGGGTTGGTGGGGTGTCTGGAGCAAGCTCTGGATTGCCGGTGCATGCACTTGCTGGTATAATATTCCTTGTGGTTCTTGTTGGTGTGGGATATTTCCTTGGTGGTCGTGGGAAAATCTAAACCATTTATTCTTTTTTTGGATATTTAGTTTTATGGGTGCTTTTTTTGTGTTTGGAATTTCCACAAAAAAAATATATTAAAGTATATTTTAGTTTATATAAAGTATACTTAAAAAGTGTTATTACTGAAAGGGCCTGATCAAACCCTATAGTAATAATACATCTTATATATTAAATATTATATAAGAATAAATTTGAAAGGTGAAAACATGAATCTTGCAAACATCCTATGGGAAGCAGGAATACTATCAGTCATCCTACTATTCGGTGTTAAAATAGGATTAGCAATGGGACTCGCAGGATTATCCCGAAAAAAAGCAGCAATTATAATCATAGCCTACTCAGCAGGCATACTAGGACTTTCAGCCCTCGCAAACCCTTACATGGAAACACTACACCACTACTTCACAGAATACGCATCCCTAATGACAATAATAATGGCAGCAATACTAATAATAGCAGGAGCCTACACCATCAAAGAATGGAAACAACACCAAAAAAACACAGCCACAACAACCTGCCTAGCAATGATAGCACCATGCCCATGCTGCTTCGGAGCCGTAACCCTCAGCATAATACTAATAGCACCAATAATAGGCGCATCAGCACTCACAATAGGAAAATACGCCGCCATCCTACTAGGAATATTCATAGGCATATTCTACCTCACATCAAAAACCATAGCAAAAATCTCCAAAAAACCCCACCCAATCCTACTAGGCAACTTCATGCTATTCGCTGGCCTATACTTCCTAGCATCAGCCATAGTACTACCAAACATAAACAGCGTACTAGCCACAAAAATGAGTCCAATCACAATCCCAGACCCACAAACACTAACATACGCCATAATAGGCGCCATACTCCTCATAGGATTAGGAATCATAACAAACAGGAAAAACAGCACACTAATAAAATAAAATTTTGAGGTGATAAACCATGGTCGCAGTACCAGGCAGCGAAATACTAAGCGCAGCCCTACACGTAGTCTCCCAAAGCCTACTAATACCAGTCATAGTAGGACTACTACTATTCATGGCCTACGCCATAATATCACTAGGCGGCCTGCTCTCAGAATACTCAAACAGGATAAAAATAGAAGTAAACGAGATAAAAAATGCAATATTCTCCATGACAAACCCTGGAAACCCAGAAAAGATAAAAGAAACAATAAAACCCTTAAACATACCAGAAAGCCAAAAAAAGATACTCCTAGAACTTGCGAAAACAACAAACCTAACCCCAAAAACAAGAGAAGCCCTCGCAAGAAAACTCATAGAAGCAGAAGAACTAAAAATCGCAAAAAGCCTAGAAAAAACAGACATAATAACAAGACTAGGACCCACACTAGGACTCATGGGAACACTCATACCCATGGGCCCAGGACTAGCAGCCCTTGGAGCAGGAGACATACAAACACTAGCACAGGCAATAATAGTAGCCTTCGACACCACAGTCGTAGGACTCGCAGCCGGGGGCATAGCCTATGTCATATCAAAAATAAGAAGAAGATGGTACGAAGAATACCTCTCCAACCTCGAAGCACTATCCGAGACAATAATAGAGGTGATGAAAGATGTTGCGCCGACGGCGGAGGCTGCTTGGAAATCAAAATGAAGAAGACCCCATGGCAGGCTCAGCCAACATAGTAGATGCAATGCTAGTACTCGCAGTAGGCTTCCTAATATTCATAACCATATCATGGAACATGCAAAGCGTCGTATTTTCTAACATGTCACCAGAAGAACGCCAA
Proteins encoded:
- a CDS encoding magnesium chelatase subunit; protein product: MVVLFTLISSSYADPYCGGLELKTINNGTVSGGLYSDSYLGTNGPANYSMNDKPGNSSVVYTFRDLPSNANVAWAQLYVLVYQGHMLNDYPLNVNITYNGQLLESTRLSSQYTFPQEDEEAPQYLQINDHIVRVTSDYLLWYDVTNITGTRNWANVTTYNCITDGRIKLITLVAAYNIPGSNNTVAYWVNMGHDVDTYYYGGDYVGETIFKSSIAGDIEDATLTVVHAASIDGQYTFNDRRLSGNQLTGSYSGLNKWNVTKVFDLMGVNRLTYDRVGNFYKIILALLEVKYKPPIIAKPDLWITSNIKGTFLKDLAYNISAFVGNGGNLDVSGVRVDFLDNGMSVDSHIIPEIRSGETVEINFNWTPTTAGAHTLQLIIDPQNQIEEINETNNKFTLSLTVDQPHPDVIFKGIDLAADLIANETYTLMARISNVGPVDAGQVRVDFYDNGVKLGTQIIPVLAGGETTTIGFTWTPTTAGAHTLQLIIDPENKIQELNETNNEYNRSCTVKKSGNILVFIVSDEGQSMVINQAAHDANVLGYAPIREKVQIQIRSCDQLTKMSDDELLNLLAGCDIFIGEYLSDTASSHLQRLLSAHPEITKKTSGMFLILEPAIVYNPAYTSLMKYSNIKGEYILSNVSDELLIDYYQNTTKGTNFETVLNTTSCDIPIEYNMAVLYKDINNKQAFVNQIVWALNLIGVPNSGYWKPPTWATSGEKPYGIYRYGWYENLTEYANKYFKANAIGCIGLLESKMYVDSQKLQPYYAIIDALEARGFNVIPVVAYGATPEQLRVMVESFTDAPSVESFFADPSKYKVYVDAIVSMPAYGLGGDFFTNVTKFFEFINVPVFKALHSDYLLPEQWELSTLGLRQLTGDRWWHIAISETQGIIDPTIVATNSNPITDPDTGLSYSLYKIIPANIEHLADTIKGWVKLKNLGNNEKKVALIYYNYPPGKDNIGSSYLDVITSIYNLLNIFQREGYAIDGIPANTTILHDMIIQRGVNVAPWAPGELERLVKNGAILYPVDKYMEWFSRLDNITKVQVIEGPVGYIGELCKRAIELNYTSGMENRIDSWYDGIISLLPENRTSVATPLLDKIVASLKNYILTGNSKYYNEFLEYKKQFFALNISGLSGWGEPPGNIMTTEKNGTKYFVIPGIWFGNMFICPEPQRGWEGDINKLYHSMVVAPPHQYLAVYAYLQENVDAMVHLGRHATYEWLPGKEVLLASYDFPEVVTGATPQVYYYIVDGLAEGIQAKRRGSAVIIDHLTPPLTFTALYGGYASLAALVGQYDGADELTKAEIIDKIRKTIADNNLTTLIEMAMGVSLNKIDGDKLVETIEDYLELTQDTLYPHGLHAIGKNWTEDEVAMLVSSILSVPFQVSATEETTLQDEVALLFYGRSYGNLTSMQKEKVQEKCIETVKSIINNGLNATLNNLTNRPTTSLKVALELAQEYVMKVYESIDAEIESLLDALNCGYIPPGAGNDPVNNPDALPTGRNFFQDQAAEIPTKSSFEYGKTLALLALENFNDTMEKMAVGIFCTETARDDAALVSMVLALLGMEPDWSDSPSAGVGGAKLKEMPKYVELGDLVRPEGWEKKRIDVVIITTGLFRDLYSRQAGLLDKAFRVALARSYYTILDNQTLKQKYGEKIEKALDYVLGPVGFYGVGDESLDCNFVAKHWVEDFGYYMSLNMTPEIAGEYAISRIFAPPENDYGAGISKSIQLSWTWEDRMQLADFYLNRMGNIYSSNYWGASNPLVFKRALSGVGTVYTSRNTNLYGVLDNDDFLDYWGGLSLAVERVNGRAPTMYVLSYGNRATPKALTIESFISQEAASRYFNPEWIKGMMQSDPTGRYISRKFISNLVGWTVTRSTYTSDVGSSQQFYSSLWQTTYDVYLRDSYNIGVTSWLSSGNRAYAMISSTGNMLNVIYMGYWDTDENTLKSITNMWASSISQYGVSCCDCSCGNIAMIQWAMGYVNPNLLNAVKSRIYGATGNGIFAPTGSPGQPGAPGTSPGYSGNQGEIGGQAGAGSGASAGVSGASGSGSGVGQGSGAPGGVYEVSRVGGVSGASSGLPVHALAGIIFLVVLVGVGYFLGGRGKI
- a CDS encoding transporter protein, with the protein product MVAVPGSEILSAALHVVSQSLLIPVIVGLLLFMAYAIISLGGLLSEYSNRIKIEVNEIKNAIFSMTNPGNPEKIKETIKPLNIPESQKKILLELAKTTNLTPKTREALARKLIEAEELKIAKSLEKTDIITRLGPTLGLMGTLIPMGPGLAALGAGDIQTLAQAIIVAFDTTVVGLAAGGIAYVISKIRRRWYEEYLSNLEALSETIIEVMKDVAPTAEAAWKSK